In Ammospiza nelsoni isolate bAmmNel1 chromosome 22, bAmmNel1.pri, whole genome shotgun sequence, a single window of DNA contains:
- the SLC35E2B gene encoding solute carrier family 35 member E2B produces the protein MMSALTPEAPSPPQLEEKPKGKSLFQLGSLFANRSEKFVIARSDSLPEENVLKITITETTVIESDLGIWSSHALIYLTLWFFFSFCTLFLNKYILSLLEGEPSMLGAVQMLSTTFIGCIKMFVPCCLYQHKTRISYPPNFIMIMLFVGLMRFATVVLGLVSLKNVAVSFAETVKSSAPIFTVIMSRMILGEYTGLLVNLSLIPVMGGLALCTATEISFNILGFSAALSTNIMDCLQNVFSKKLLSGDKYRFSAPELQFYTSAAAVVMLIPAWIFFMDVPVIGKSGRSFSYNQDIVILLLIDGVLFHLQSVTAYALMGKISPVTFSVASTVKHALSIWLSIIVFGNKITSLSAVGTVLVTVGVLLYNKAKQHQQETLQSLAMAPQPSGPTEDTEPLVPKELEPYD, from the exons ATGATGAGCGCCCTGACCCCGGAGGCCCCGAGCCCTCCCCAGCTGGAGGAGAAGCCAAAAGGAAAATCCCTGTTCCAGCTGGGCTCCCTCTTTGCTAACAGGAGTGAGAAATTTGTGATTGCTCGCAGTGACAGCCTGCCAGAGGAGAATGTGCTGAAAATCACAATCACAGAGACCACGGTCATCGAGTCCGACCTGGGCATCTGGAGCTCCCACGCCCTCATCTACCTCACTCTGTGgtttttcttcagcttctgcACTCTGTTCCTGAACAAATACATCCTGTCCTTGCTGGAGGGAGAGCCCAGCATGCTTG GTGCTGTTCAGATGCTTTCCACCACCTTCATTGGCTGCATCAAGATGTTTGTCCCCTGCTGTCTGTACCAGCACAAGACCAGAATCTCCTACCCGCCAAATTTCATCATGATCATGCTCTTTGTTGGATTAATGAG atTTGCAAcagtggtgctggggctggtgagCCTGAAGAATGTGGCAGTGTCATTTGCAGAGACTGTGAAAAGCTCAGCTCCCATTTTCACTGTCATCATGTCCCGCATGATTCTGGGGGAATACACTG ggctgctggtgaATCTGTCCCTGATCCCTGTGATGGGGGGCCTGGCTCTGTGCACAGCCACCGAAATCAGCTTCAACATCCTGGGCTTCTCTGCAGCCCTGTCCACCAACATCATGGACTg tTTGCAAAACGTCTTTTCCAAAAAACTGCTCAGTGGAGATAAATACAGATTTTC AGCCCCAGAGCTTCAGTTCTAcacaagtgctgctgctgtggttaTGCTCATTCCAGCTTGGATCTTTTTCATG GATGTGCCTGTGATTGGGAAAAGTGGGAGAAGCTTCAGCTACAACCAGGACATTGTAATTCTGCTTCTGATTGATGGAGTCCTGTTCCACCTGCAGAGTGTCACAGCCTATGCCCTGATGGGCAAAATCTCCCCTGTCACTTTCAG cGTTGCCAGCACTGTCAAGCACGCGCTGTCCATCTGGCTCAGCATCATTGTCTTTGGGAACAAGATCACCAGCCTGTCAGCCGTGGGCACCGTCCTGGTCACCGTGGGCGTCCTGCTCTACAACAAGGccaagcagcaccagcaggagaccctgcagagcctggccatggccccacagccctcagggCCTACCGAGGACACCGAGCCCCTCGTCCCCAAGGAGCTGGAACCCTACGATTAA